A single genomic interval of Spinacia oleracea cultivar Varoflay chromosome 6, BTI_SOV_V1, whole genome shotgun sequence harbors:
- the LOC130463174 gene encoding uncharacterized protein, with amino-acid sequence MELEDRIGSTVRLTEIQHMSNCMSLCNLSVIITVGRHFTWNNKQEGANRVFSRIDRVLRNAKWNDLFETAEAAYLDEATFDHCPMILRCYKAGCVKRPFRFFNMWLNANNFMELVESTWGKYVYGCHMFRIVQKLKWLKPALKALNGQATAEKQVANLYASAHKNYLSYLQHTAKIHWLKVGDENTRAFHQSIKHRRKRNKINSIQTENGDWIRDEEGINCAFTQYYDTGPRLTDAHKESLKCSFTHSDIKRVLDTIPNDKAPGMDAWPVVKDDITRAINDFFSTGKMLKEINVTSITMVPKVSVPNIVGDFIPIACCSVIYKCISKLMCEKLNVVLPDIISHNQGAFVAGRSILYNVLVCQDIVKIYRKSQKQMGCL; translated from the exons ATGGAACTGGAAGATAGGATTGGATCAACAGTTAGACTCACTGAAATTCAACACATGAGTAACTGCATGAGCCTGTGTAATTTATCTGTAATCATAACTGTGGGGAGGCATTTTACTTGGAATAATAAACAAGAGGGAGCTAATAGGGTTTTCTCTAGGATTGATAGGGTACTAAGAAATGCCAAATGGAATGATCTTTTTGAAACTGCTGAGGCTGCCTACTTAGATGAAGCCACTTTTGATCATTGCCCAATGATTCTTAGGTGCTATAAGGCTGGCTGTGTGAAAAGACCTTTCAGATTCTTCAATATGTGGCTCAATGCCAATAATTTCATGGAGTTAGTTGAATCAACTTGGGGAAAATATGTCTATGGTTGCCATATGTTCAGAATTGTTCAGAAACTTAAGTGGTTGAAACCAGCACTGAAAGCTCTTAATGGTCAAG CTACTGCAGAAAAACAAGTTGCTAATCTCTATGCTAGTGCTCACAAGAACTATCTTTCCTATTTACAACATACAGCCAAAATTCACTGGTTGAAAGTGGGGGATGAAAACACTAGGGCTTTCCATCAAAGTATCAAACACAGGAGGAAAAGAAACAAGATTAACTCTATCCAAACTGAAAATGGTGATTGGATTAGAGATGAAGAAGGCATAAACTGTGCTTTCACTCAGTACTATG ATACTGGTCCAAGACTAACTGATGCTCACAAGGAAAGTCTAAAATGCAGCTTCACTCATAGTGATATTAAAAGGGTTCTTGATACCATTCCAAATGACAAGGCACCTGGAATGGATGCTTGGCCTGTGGTGAAAGATGACATAACCAGAGCCATTAATGACTTCTTCTCTACAGGGAAAATGCTCAAGGAGATCAATGTAACAAGCATCACTATGGTTCCAAAAGTTTCTGTGCCTAACATTGTGGGGGATTTCATACCCATTGCTTGTTGCTCTGTGATTTATAAGTGTATCTCAAAGCTTATGTGTGAGAAGCTTAATGTTGTGCTACCTGACATTATTTCACACAACCAGGGGGCTTTTGTTGCTGGAAGGTCAATTCTTTACAATGTTCTTGTTTGTCAAGACATTGTGAAAATCTACAGGAAAAGCCAGAAACAAATGGGATGCTTATGA
- the LOC110781351 gene encoding uncharacterized protein, translating to MAKAISDAVDDDDGAVLKKINAICRAYLWFGSYADNRPGAVAWEKLCCTKSEGGLGFRNLVLWNQAPIGKQAWAISKKEDNLWVKWVHAMYVKDRNWVQYTAPITASWAVKIVCKVKNMFNGKLQSHDWLTANKYAIKGMYQNLSEVQTKAHWAKQVWNRHSVPRHRFTMWLASQDRLKTRARLVKVGIGNDSQCTVCCCSEETITHMYFGCAYSASCKAMVFQWLGLSGHGGDLHRTLNWLRRQGTSRFRRQVIYAAYAGLIYHLWRARNYAVWDAMVPTVLQTVKRVKMDTKGRIQQLIGKKVKASDVEWFSGL from the exons atggccaaggccatcagtgatgctgTTGATGACGATGATG GGGCAGTTCTAAAGAAAATCAATGCAATATGCAGAGCTTATCTGTGGTTTGGGTCTTATGCTGATAACAGACCAGGTGCTGTAGCTTGGGAAAAGCTTTGCTGTACCAAAAGTGAGGGGGGTCTTGGTTTTAGAAACCTGGTTTTATGGAACCAAGCACCTATAGGCAAACAAGCTTGGGCAATCTCTAAAAAAGAGGACAATCTATGGGTTAAGTGGGTACATGCCATGTATGTGAAAGATAGGAATTGGGTTCAGTACACAGCCCCAATCACTGCAAGTTGGGCTGTGAAAATTGTTTGCAAAGTTAAGAACATGTTCAATGGGAAATTACAGTCCCATGATTGGCTCACTGCCAACAAGTATGCCATTAAAGGAATGTATCAGAACCTGAGTGAGGTTCAGACCAAGGCCCACTGGGCTAAGCAGGTCTGGAACAGACACAGTGTTCCAAGGCATAGGTTCACTATGTGGTTAGCTAGCCAAGACAGATTGAAGACAAGGGCTAGGTTGGTTAAGGTTGGCATTGGTAATGACAGTCAATGTACTGTTTGCTGCTGCTCAGAGGAAACAATTACACATATGTACTTTGGGTGTGCTTATAGTGCTAGTTGCAAGGCTATGGTGTTTCAATGGTTAGGCCTTTCTGGTCATGGGGGTGATCTCCACAGAACACTGAACTGGTTAAGAAGACAAGGCACAAGCAGGTTCAGAAGACAGGTGATCTATGCTGCATATGCAGGCTTAATCTATCACCTGTGGAGGGCAAGGAACTACGCAGTTTGGGATGCTATGGTGCCTACTGTGTTGCAGACAGTAAAGAGAGTCAAGATGGACACCAAAGGTCGAATTCAACAGCTGATTGGGAAGAAAGTCAAGGCTTCTGATGTTGAGTGGTTCAGTGGTTTGTGA